A window of Puntigrus tetrazona isolate hp1 chromosome 11, ASM1883169v1, whole genome shotgun sequence contains these coding sequences:
- the zgc:158270 gene encoding LOW QUALITY PROTEIN: atlastin-2 (The sequence of the model RefSeq protein was modified relative to this genomic sequence to represent the inferred CDS: deleted 1 base in 1 codon) — MAEESSLKHRNHTGQNCTGSRYHEGVPGAEDVRRKMSSSDRAPEPEPSGPVQVVVADEENHEFSLDEEVLERILLQERVRDLHVVVVSVAGAFRKGKSFLLDFMLRYMYSQGSDAWLGGRDEPLTGFTWRGGCERETTGIQAWSHVFEVEKPDGSRVAVLLLDTQGAFDSQSTIRDCATLFALSTMTSSVQVYNLSQNVQEDDLQHLQLFTEYGRLAMEEIYLKPFQSLMFLIRDWSYPYEHSYGLDGGKKFLEKRLQVKQNQHEELQNVRKHIHSCFSSISCFLLPHPGLKVATNPRFDGRLRDIDEEFKTELVNLVPLLLSPENLVEKEISGSKVTCRDLLQYFRAYMKIYQGEELPHPKSMLQATAEANNLASVAGAKDTYSRSMEQVCGGDRPYMAPADLERSHEELKRSCVGQFRGVKKMGGEEFCRRYQEQLEQEIDAGLFLSASPNTNNYQHGKNIFFAARTPATLFAVMFVMYVSSVLTGFVGLSSAAALCNLLMGLALTALCVWAYVKYSGEFREVGCFIDRLAETLWEQRTPRKVFSKLFEVARSKVTLSAVIPAQRQRLSSNNNIKKRN; from the exons ATGGCGGAGGAGAGCAGCTTAAAGCACCGGAATCACACCGGACAGAACTGCACCGGCAGCCGCTATCACGAAG GGGTCCCTGGGGCCGAGGACGTCCGGCGGAAGATGAGCTCCTCTGACCGGGCCCCGGAGCCGGAGCCGTCTGGACCCGTGCAGGTGGTCGTCGCAGACGAGGAGAATCACGAGTTCAGTCTGGACGAGGAGGTTCTGGAGAGGATCCTGCTGCAGGAGCGGGTCCGGGATCTTCACGTGGTCGTGGTGTCCGTGGCTGGAGCCTTCCGTAAGGGCAAGTCCTTCCTGCTGGACTTCATGCTCCGATACATGTACAGCCAG GGCTCGGACGCGTGGCTGGGCGGGAGAGACGAGCCGCTGACCGGCTTCACCTGGAGAGGAGGCTGTGAGCGAGAGACCACCGGCATTCAGGCCTGGAGCCATGTGTTCGAGGTGGAGAAACCAGACGGCAGCAGG GTGGCCGTGCTGCTCCTGGACACTCAGGGAGCGTTTGACAGTCAGTCCACCATCAGAGACTGTGCCACCCTGTTCGCCCTCAGCACCATGACCAGCTCTGTTCAG GTCTATAACTTGTCCCAAAACGTTCAAGAAGACGATCTGCAGCATCTTCAG ctctTCACAGAGTACGGCCGACTAGCCATGGAGGAGATCTACCTGAAACCCTTccag tcgcTGATGTTCCTTATCCGGGACTGGAGTTACCCGTACGAGCACTCTTACGGTCTGGACGGGGGAAAGAAGTTCCTGGAGAAGAGGCTGCAG GTCAAGCAGAATCAGCACGAAGAGCTGCAGAACGTCAGGAAGCACATCCACTCCTGCTTCTCCAGCATCAGCTGCTTCCTGCTGCCTCACCCCGGCCTCAAGGTGGCCACCAACCCCCGCTTCGACGGCCGCTTACGAG ACATTGACGAGGAGTTCAAGACGGAGCTGGTGAATCTGGTGCCGCTGCTCTTGTCTCCTGAGAATCTGGTGGAGAAGGAGATCAGCGGCTCTAAAGTCACGTGTCGAGATCTGCTGCAGTATTTCAGA GCCTACATGAAGATCTATCAGGGTGAAGAGCTGCCTCATCCCAAGTCCATGCTACAG GCCACGGCTGAAGCTAATAACCTGGCGTCGGTGGCAGGAGCTAAAGACACGTACAGCAGGAGCATGGAGCAG GTGTGTGGCGGGGACCGGCCCTACATGGCCCCGGCGGACCTGGAGCGCAGTCACGAGGAGCTGAAGCGGAGCTGTGTGGGTCAGTTCCGGGGCGTGAAGAAGATGGGCGGAGAGGAGTTCTGCCGGCGCTATCAGGAGCAGCTGGAGCAGGAGATCGACGCAGGCCTGTTTCTCTCAGCCAGCCCAAACACAAACAACTAT CAGCACGGAAAGAACATTTTCTTCGCGGCGCGGACGCCGGCCACGCTCTTTGCTGTGATGTTCGTGATGTACGTGTCGTCGGTGCTGACCGGCTTCGTGGGCCTGAGCTCGGCCGCGGCGCTCTGTAATCTTCTGATGGGGCTGGCGCTGACGGCGCTCTGCGTCTGGGCTTACGTCAAATACTCAGGGGAGTTCAGAGAGGTGGGCTGCTTCATCGACCGGCTGGCAGAGACGCTCTGGGAGcag AGGACGCCGCGGAAG GTCTTTTCCAAACTGTTCGAGGTCGCGCGGAGCAAAGTGACGCTGAGCGCCGTGATTCCAGCGCAGAGACAGAGACTGTCCTCAAACAACAACATCAAGAAGAGGAACTAG